The Chloroflexota bacterium genome has a window encoding:
- a CDS encoding Gfo/Idh/MocA family oxidoreductase, which yields MTLKAAVVGVGAIGANHARVYADLPDVSLVGVADTHRPTAQAIARRYGTVAYADFEQLMEERRPDIVSLAVPTYLHHDVGLKLIARGVHLLIEKPIALTVEQGQALIDAAARQGILLTVGHIERFNPSVTALKARLAAGELGRVFQMDARRQGPFPERVRDVGVVVDLAVHDLDVMRHISGAEIVRLYAETQGHVHGAHEELLTGLLRLSNGAVGTLTISWLTPTKIRELLVTGERGMFRLDYITQDLYFYENALAMDPEWETMQVLRGVSEGRMIRYPIVKKEPLRVELEAFCAAVREHLPPPVSGADGLQALALAQMLVTSGLEHRPIVI from the coding sequence ATGACGCTGAAAGCCGCCGTCGTCGGTGTTGGTGCGATTGGGGCCAATCACGCGCGCGTGTACGCCGACCTGCCGGATGTGTCGCTCGTCGGCGTGGCCGACACGCACCGGCCAACCGCACAGGCGATTGCGCGCCGCTACGGCACAGTCGCCTATGCCGATTTCGAGCAACTGATGGAAGAGCGGCGGCCGGACATCGTCAGCCTGGCGGTGCCGACGTACCTGCACCACGACGTCGGGCTAAAACTGATCGCACGCGGCGTACACCTGTTGATCGAAAAGCCGATCGCACTCACGGTCGAGCAGGGACAGGCGCTGATTGACGCGGCCGCGCGCCAGGGTATATTGCTCACGGTCGGACACATTGAGCGCTTCAATCCGTCGGTGACGGCGCTGAAGGCGCGCCTGGCTGCCGGTGAGCTCGGTCGTGTCTTCCAGATGGACGCGCGCCGCCAGGGCCCCTTCCCGGAGCGCGTGCGCGATGTCGGCGTGGTGGTTGACCTCGCCGTGCACGATCTGGACGTGATGCGACACATTAGCGGCGCCGAGATCGTGCGGCTGTACGCCGAGACCCAGGGTCATGTGCATGGCGCGCACGAGGAGCTACTCACAGGCTTGTTGCGGCTCAGCAACGGGGCGGTCGGCACGCTGACCATCAGTTGGCTTACGCCGACCAAGATCCGCGAACTGCTGGTCACGGGCGAGCGCGGCATGTTCCGGCTGGACTATATCACCCAGGACCTCTACTTCTACGAAAATGCGCTGGCTATGGATCCCGAATGGGAGACAATGCAGGTGCTGCGCGGCGTGAGCGAAGGGCGCATGATCCGCTATCCCATCGTGAAAAAAGAGCCGCTCCGCGTTGAACTCGAGGCGTTTTGCGCCGCTGTGCGAGAGCATTTGCCTCCGCCAGTCAGCGGAGCCGACGGCCTGCAGGCGCTCGCGCTGGCGCAGATGCTGGTCACATCCGGGCTTGAGCATCGTCCCATCGTTATTTGA
- a CDS encoding glycosyltransferase family 2 protein, with amino-acid sequence MNVTLRTAVVAPAYNEQGKIGRVVNKVPRDIISAIVVVDDCSTDATSAEAAAAGAVVIRHERNRGVGAAIRSGIDYALANGFDAVAILSGDDQHDPNDLYGMLALLEQGYDFVQGSRRFAGGLDAPNIGWFRRMSTWGYTIVFRLVSGFPCTDATNGGRAFRLRIFDDRRINLWQDWLDTYELETYLLFKAIKTHVRIVEAPVKVIYHDRGTTKMKPFRDWWRIMKPLVYLSLGLRK; translated from the coding sequence ATGAATGTTACCCTCCGCACCGCCGTCGTCGCGCCCGCCTACAACGAACAAGGCAAGATCGGCCGCGTCGTCAACAAGGTTCCCAGGGACATTATCAGCGCGATTGTGGTCGTCGACGATTGCTCGACCGATGCCACCTCGGCAGAAGCGGCGGCAGCAGGCGCCGTTGTGATCCGTCATGAGCGCAACCGCGGCGTCGGGGCCGCCATCCGCAGCGGCATCGACTATGCGCTGGCGAACGGCTTTGACGCGGTCGCTATCCTATCCGGCGACGACCAGCACGATCCGAACGATCTGTACGGAATGCTGGCACTGCTGGAGCAAGGCTATGATTTCGTGCAGGGGTCACGCCGGTTCGCCGGCGGATTGGATGCGCCCAATATCGGCTGGTTTCGCCGCATGTCGACCTGGGGTTATACGATCGTCTTCCGCCTGGTCAGCGGCTTCCCGTGCACCGATGCCACAAACGGCGGGCGCGCCTTTCGGCTCCGCATTTTCGACGATCGCCGCATCAATCTGTGGCAGGACTGGCTTGACACCTACGAGTTAGAGACCTATCTGCTGTTTAAGGCGATTAAGACCCACGTCCGAATCGTCGAGGCGCCCGTCAAAGTGATCTATCATGATCGCGGAACGACCAAGATGAAGCCGTTTCGCGATTGGTGGCGCATCATGAAGCCGCTCGTGTATTTATCACTCGGCCTCCGAAAGTAG
- a CDS encoding efflux RND transporter periplasmic adaptor subunit, with translation MHRPNPRRIVPVFVLLLVLAGGYYLYSTGQLPAFTADAAANGVSGYIEGDEVRIAAEVGGRIELLSAKEGDPVTAGQELVRIDHTLLDAQLVQAQSAVEVARAQLAQIRAGARPEDVKQAETALAQAIAVREGARRAWENAQAVRDNPQELDVRIAAAQAQVESLKKQLEATARNVEVAQANAKAAAVRRDAFQGPAKTLPDARAATEQWAAAEAAAESARAGLLAAAATLDGAQKNADMLVAMRSQPLTANAQVDAAKAQFDAAAAAVDSAQARLESVKAGATKEQVAVAEAVVKQAESALGVLQAQMAKTTVKSPTTGMVTRRAAQTGEIAVPGGVLLTVASFNPVKLTIYVPETQIGAVKAGDAYDVYVDSFPKRAFAGRVTYVSPQAEFTPRNVQSKSERVNTVFAVRLEIPNAGGELKPGMPADAVHK, from the coding sequence ATGCACCGACCGAACCCCCGACGCATTGTGCCCGTTTTCGTGTTGCTGCTCGTGCTGGCCGGCGGCTACTACCTGTACAGCACAGGGCAGTTGCCGGCGTTTACCGCCGACGCGGCGGCCAATGGCGTCTCCGGCTATATCGAAGGCGACGAAGTGCGAATCGCCGCCGAAGTCGGCGGACGGATCGAACTGCTGTCTGCCAAGGAAGGCGACCCCGTCACGGCCGGCCAGGAACTGGTGCGCATTGATCATACACTGCTCGACGCGCAACTGGTGCAAGCGCAGTCCGCGGTTGAGGTCGCGCGGGCGCAACTGGCGCAGATACGCGCCGGCGCGCGCCCGGAGGACGTGAAGCAGGCCGAGACGGCGCTGGCGCAGGCGATCGCCGTGCGCGAGGGCGCGCGGCGGGCATGGGAGAACGCGCAGGCCGTGCGCGACAACCCGCAGGAACTGGACGTGCGCATCGCGGCGGCGCAGGCGCAGGTCGAATCGCTCAAGAAGCAACTGGAAGCGACCGCGCGCAATGTCGAGGTCGCCCAGGCCAACGCCAAGGCGGCCGCCGTGCGCCGCGACGCATTCCAGGGGCCGGCCAAGACGCTGCCGGATGCGCGGGCCGCGACGGAGCAATGGGCGGCTGCCGAGGCGGCGGCCGAATCGGCGCGGGCCGGGCTGCTGGCCGCCGCCGCCACGCTCGACGGCGCGCAGAAGAACGCCGATATGCTGGTGGCGATGCGCAGCCAGCCGCTGACGGCCAATGCACAGGTGGATGCGGCGAAAGCGCAGTTCGACGCGGCGGCCGCTGCGGTGGATAGCGCGCAGGCGCGGCTGGAGTCAGTCAAGGCTGGTGCGACGAAGGAGCAAGTGGCGGTCGCGGAGGCCGTCGTCAAGCAGGCCGAGTCAGCGCTAGGCGTGCTGCAAGCGCAGATGGCTAAGACGACCGTGAAGAGCCCGACGACAGGCATGGTGACCCGCCGCGCCGCGCAAACGGGCGAGATCGCCGTGCCCGGCGGCGTGCTGCTGACCGTGGCGAGCTTCAACCCGGTCAAGCTCACGATCTACGTTCCCGAAACGCAGATCGGTGCCGTGAAAGCTGGCGACGCGTACGATGTATATGTGGATTCGTTCCCGAAGCGCGCGTTTGCAGGCCGGGTGACCTACGTGTCGCCGCAGGCCGAGTTCACGCCGCGCAACGTGCAGTCCAAGAGCGAGCGTGTCAATACCGTGTTTGCGGTTAGGCTCGAGATTCCCAACGCCGGCGGCGAACTGAAGCCGGGCATGCCGGCCGATGCGGTGCACAAATAG
- a CDS encoding ABC transporter ATP-binding protein, which yields MANGARPLEAQELVKRFGEFVAVDHVSFSMETGEIFGLLGPNGAGKTTTIRILLGLLAPNSGSARVLGYDVVRDAEEIRRRVGYVSQKFALYPDLTVGENFDFYAGVYGVPRQQRRARRAETLRLVGLEGVDDRRVGVLPGGARQRLALACALGHQPAFLFLDEPTAGVDPISRRVLWDLLYDLARSGTSILVTTHYMDEAENCHRMAFIYQGRIVAEDTTHGMKTRQMVGEVVEVVCDRLDDAIAAMRASPFGFGEVALYGSTIHAIGDGAGARLADLRDWLAGRGIRVESVALIPPSLEDVFITRLRRADRSTEA from the coding sequence ATGGCGAATGGCGCGCGCCCGCTGGAGGCGCAGGAATTGGTCAAGCGCTTTGGCGAATTTGTGGCCGTCGACCACGTTTCGTTCAGCATGGAGACCGGCGAGATCTTCGGGTTGCTCGGCCCGAATGGCGCGGGCAAGACGACGACGATACGCATCCTGCTCGGCCTGCTGGCGCCGAACTCCGGTAGCGCGCGCGTGCTGGGATACGATGTGGTGCGCGATGCCGAGGAAATCCGGCGGCGCGTCGGGTACGTGTCGCAGAAGTTTGCGCTGTATCCCGACCTGACGGTGGGCGAGAATTTCGATTTCTATGCCGGCGTGTACGGCGTGCCCCGCCAACAACGGCGAGCGCGGCGCGCCGAGACGCTGCGGCTGGTCGGCTTGGAGGGCGTGGACGACCGGCGTGTTGGTGTGCTGCCCGGCGGCGCGCGGCAGCGGCTGGCATTGGCCTGCGCGCTTGGGCACCAGCCGGCCTTCTTGTTTCTGGATGAGCCAACGGCGGGCGTGGACCCCATCTCGCGGCGCGTGCTGTGGGATTTGCTCTATGATCTGGCGCGCAGCGGAACGAGTATTCTGGTGACGACCCACTACATGGACGAGGCGGAGAACTGCCACCGCATGGCCTTCATCTACCAGGGCCGCATTGTAGCGGAGGACACGACGCACGGCATGAAGACGCGCCAGATGGTGGGCGAGGTGGTCGAGGTTGTCTGTGATCGCCTGGATGATGCCATCGCGGCCATGCGTGCCTCGCCGTTTGGGTTTGGCGAAGTGGCCCTGTACGGTTCCACGATCCACGCTATCGGCGACGGTGCGGGCGCGCGCCTGGCCGATCTGCGCGATTGGCTGGCAGGGCGCGGCATTCGCGTCGAAAGCGTCGCGCTCATCCCGCCATCACTCGAGGACGTATTCATTACACGCCTGCGGCGTGCAGACCGCAGCACAGAGGCTTGA
- a CDS encoding ABC transporter ATP-binding protein, whose protein sequence is MIELESFGKRFGAVAAVDGLSLSVEAGEVFGLIGPDGAGKTTTMRVIATAMRPTSGRVTVGGLDVTVDPEGVKKLIGYMPQRFALYPDLTVLENLNFFADVFGSPRAQRADLIERLLGFARLSEYRGRRAHNLSGGMQKKLALAATLMHQPPILLLDEPTTGVDPVSRREFWDLLTRVRLDGVTIVISTPYLDEAERCTHVALMHQGQLVARDSPAGLRAGLGAIVLEGQATDAVGARKAVEHRSGVLSASAHGDVLRLLIDRAERMPELRAAWDAAAIQVGDMHPTRARLEDAFVLLLQGRMAQAGV, encoded by the coding sequence ATGATTGAGCTGGAGTCGTTTGGCAAGCGCTTCGGCGCCGTGGCGGCGGTCGACGGCCTGTCGCTGTCGGTGGAGGCCGGCGAGGTCTTCGGGCTGATCGGCCCGGACGGCGCCGGCAAAACGACGACGATGCGCGTGATCGCGACCGCGATGCGGCCGACGAGCGGACGGGTTACGGTTGGCGGGCTCGATGTCACGGTTGATCCGGAAGGCGTCAAGAAACTGATCGGCTACATGCCGCAGCGCTTTGCGCTCTATCCGGACCTGACCGTGCTGGAGAACCTGAACTTCTTTGCCGATGTGTTCGGCTCGCCGCGTGCGCAGCGCGCCGATCTGATCGAGCGGCTGCTGGGCTTTGCGCGGTTGAGCGAGTACCGCGGGCGGCGCGCGCACAACCTGTCGGGCGGCATGCAGAAGAAGCTGGCGCTGGCCGCAACGCTTATGCACCAACCGCCCATCCTCCTGCTCGACGAGCCGACGACCGGCGTTGACCCGGTCAGCCGCCGCGAGTTCTGGGACCTGCTGACGCGCGTGCGTCTCGATGGGGTCACGATTGTGATCAGCACGCCGTACCTGGACGAGGCCGAGCGCTGCACGCATGTGGCGCTGATGCACCAGGGACAACTGGTCGCCCGCGATTCGCCGGCGGGCCTGCGCGCCGGGCTGGGCGCGATCGTGCTGGAAGGTCAGGCCACCGACGCCGTGGGCGCGCGCAAGGCGGTCGAGCATCGTTCCGGCGTGCTGAGTGCGTCGGCGCATGGCGATGTGCTGCGGCTGCTCATCGACCGCGCCGAGCGCATGCCGGAATTGCGTGCGGCGTGGGATGCCGCTGCGATTCAGGTCGGCGATATGCATCCGACGCGCGCCCGGCTGGAGGATGCATTTGTCCTACTCCTGCAGGGACGCATGGCGCAGGCGGGCGTATGA